The Macrobrachium nipponense isolate FS-2020 chromosome 27, ASM1510439v2, whole genome shotgun sequence genome includes a region encoding these proteins:
- the LOC135200629 gene encoding ataxin-3-like — protein MDQAEQQHMAELGRHTDDYRRFMEQPSVNMDDSGMFSIQVLTSALRVWDLTLIPFASSHALAKAARGNPTDQQAYVCNFKEHWFTVRKLGYQWFNLNSLLSFPELISDTYLSLFLTQLQHEGYSIFLVEGKLPESEADETLRLQPAVQTVKPKLLPELAEEAKSNQEEKDLKVALANSLANVAASSSQQTPDSDDLVAAINLSLQYSDSPVKHNIVLSLL, from the exons ATGGATCAGGCCGAACAGCAACATATGGCTGAACTAGGAAGGCACACTGATGATTATAGGAGATTCATGGAG CAACCCTCTGTAAACATGGATGATAGCGGAATGTTCAGCATTCAAGTCCTTACCTCAGCCCTCCGTGTATGGGATTTAACCTTAATACCTTTCGCTTCATCACACGCATTGGCAAAAGCTGCTCGTGGCAATCCTAC AGATCAGCAAGCTTATGtgtgcaacttcaaagaacactGGTTCACAGTCAGAAAGCTTGGATACCAGTGGTTCAACTTGAACAGTCTGCTCTCCTTCCCAGAGCTAATATCTGATACATATTTGTCACTGTTTTTGACTCAGTTACAGCATGAAG GTTACTCCATATTCCTAGTAGAGGGTAAATTGCCTGAGTCAGAAGCAGACGAGACACTGCGATTACAACCAGCTGTTCAGACGGTCAAACCAAAGCTCCTTCCAGAG TTGGCTGAGGAGGCAAAGAGCAATCAGGAAGAAAAAGATCTCAAAGTTGCTCTGGCCAATAGTCTAGCTAATGTTGCCGCTTCATCCAGCCAGCAAACACCTGATAGCGATGATTTAGTAGCAGCAATTAACTTGTCATTACAGTATTCAGATTCACCGGTTAAACATA ACATTGTATTGTCATTGTTGTGA